One window of Nymphaea colorata isolate Beijing-Zhang1983 chromosome 1, ASM883128v2, whole genome shotgun sequence genomic DNA carries:
- the LOC116258170 gene encoding uncharacterized protein LOC116258170 isoform X1, producing MNKKKEGLVLLVLAVAVEEAAPFFMWERFSSINCLKKLERETSNMQPEFTGTRRVKRNGDGVDTSRDKIYCTRMSPGLDAWRREVGNSSAITGCTSLCRECMVRNESQGIVPPFRSYHRRDLYMRTVTARHASNDPMERRSSGCFGCKVYTNLHGRQPEGRSPEDDNLKRKLADAEKRSASFCHDFTVGKFTNFSGCMYVPFGDIYDGHDDFPHKEQLLERNSLDKEHHMLQDSFIQLHAGATLLCACTSNMHAGDANIWNQAALSSDASAFCCPQKGYSTNQPSCCRGPSDPRLKLALAQKEPQNYTSPKRDNSASSFNHVIPASFQTKTIVMNAPNLVSGDQSVKLSTLLDKTFEASKQNIHLQNLLNSASLAASQLFCWTRGQGTQKISRTWWNRKRSSEIIKPLG from the exons atgaacaagaaaaaggagggTTTGGTTTTATTGGTGCTTGCTGTCGCAGTGGAAGAAGCTGCACCCTTTTTTATGTGGGAAAGGTTCTCTTCCATAAACTGCCTGAAAAAACTG GAAAGGGAAACATCGAACATGCAACCAGAGTTCACTGGGACACGAAGGGTCAAGAGAAATGGAGATGGAGTTGACACTTCAAGGGATAAAATTTATTGTACGAGAATGTCTCCAGGTCTAGATGCGTGGAGGCGTGAAGTTGGCAATAGTTCTGCAATAACTGGCTGCACTTCATTGTGTAG AGAGTGCATGGTGAGGAATGAATCCCAAGGCATTGTCCCTCCATTCCGTAGTTATCATCGAAGGGATCTTTACATGAGAACTGTTACTGCCAGACATGCCAGTAATGACCCAATGGAAAGAAGATCTTCAGGATGCTTTGGTTGTAAAGTATATACCAATCTACATGGAAGACAACCTGAGGGAAGATCACCTGAGGATGACAATCTTAAGAGGAAACTTGCAGACGCGGAAAAACGTTCTGCTTCTTTCTGCCATGATTTTACTGTTGGCAAGTTCACTAATTTTTCAGGTTGTATGTACGTCCCTTTTGGTGATATATATGATGGACATGATGATTTTCCTCATAAGGAACAACTGCTAGAAAGAAACAGTTTGGACAAGGAACATCATATGCTACAGGATTCCTTTATTCAACTACATGCCGGTGCTACATTGTTGTGTGCATGTACTTCTAATATGCATGCTGGTGATGCCAACATATGGAATCAAGCGGCCCTTTCTAGTGATGCTTCTGCATTTTGTTGTCCTCAGAAGGGCTATAGCACTAACCAGCCATCATGTTGTCGAGGTCCTTCTGATCCTCGCCTTAAGCTTGCATTGGCCCAGAAGGAACCTCAGAATTACACTTCACCCAAGAGAGATAATAGTGCTTCCTCATTCAATCATGTAATACCTgcatcatttcaaacaaaaaccaTTGTGATGAATGCACCAAATCTTGTATCCGGTGATCAATCTGTTAAGCTGTCAACTTTACTGGATAAGACATTTGAAGCTTCTAAGCAAAATATACACCTCCAGAATTTATTGAATTCTGCCAGTCTGGCAGCTTCCCAATTATTTTGCTGGACTCGAGGTCAAGGGACACAAAAGATCTCAAGAACATGGTGGAACAGGAAAAGAAGCTCAGAAATCATCAAACCGTTAGGGTGA
- the LOC116258170 gene encoding uncharacterized protein LOC116258170 isoform X2, with protein MQPEFTGTRRVKRNGDGVDTSRDKIYCTRMSPGLDAWRREVGNSSAITGCTSLCRECMVRNESQGIVPPFRSYHRRDLYMRTVTARHASNDPMERRSSGCFGCKVYTNLHGRQPEGRSPEDDNLKRKLADAEKRSASFCHDFTVGKFTNFSGCMYVPFGDIYDGHDDFPHKEQLLERNSLDKEHHMLQDSFIQLHAGATLLCACTSNMHAGDANIWNQAALSSDASAFCCPQKGYSTNQPSCCRGPSDPRLKLALAQKEPQNYTSPKRDNSASSFNHVIPASFQTKTIVMNAPNLVSGDQSVKLSTLLDKTFEASKQNIHLQNLLNSASLAASQLFCWTRGQGTQKISRTWWNRKRSSEIIKPLG; from the exons ATGCAACCAGAGTTCACTGGGACACGAAGGGTCAAGAGAAATGGAGATGGAGTTGACACTTCAAGGGATAAAATTTATTGTACGAGAATGTCTCCAGGTCTAGATGCGTGGAGGCGTGAAGTTGGCAATAGTTCTGCAATAACTGGCTGCACTTCATTGTGTAG AGAGTGCATGGTGAGGAATGAATCCCAAGGCATTGTCCCTCCATTCCGTAGTTATCATCGAAGGGATCTTTACATGAGAACTGTTACTGCCAGACATGCCAGTAATGACCCAATGGAAAGAAGATCTTCAGGATGCTTTGGTTGTAAAGTATATACCAATCTACATGGAAGACAACCTGAGGGAAGATCACCTGAGGATGACAATCTTAAGAGGAAACTTGCAGACGCGGAAAAACGTTCTGCTTCTTTCTGCCATGATTTTACTGTTGGCAAGTTCACTAATTTTTCAGGTTGTATGTACGTCCCTTTTGGTGATATATATGATGGACATGATGATTTTCCTCATAAGGAACAACTGCTAGAAAGAAACAGTTTGGACAAGGAACATCATATGCTACAGGATTCCTTTATTCAACTACATGCCGGTGCTACATTGTTGTGTGCATGTACTTCTAATATGCATGCTGGTGATGCCAACATATGGAATCAAGCGGCCCTTTCTAGTGATGCTTCTGCATTTTGTTGTCCTCAGAAGGGCTATAGCACTAACCAGCCATCATGTTGTCGAGGTCCTTCTGATCCTCGCCTTAAGCTTGCATTGGCCCAGAAGGAACCTCAGAATTACACTTCACCCAAGAGAGATAATAGTGCTTCCTCATTCAATCATGTAATACCTgcatcatttcaaacaaaaaccaTTGTGATGAATGCACCAAATCTTGTATCCGGTGATCAATCTGTTAAGCTGTCAACTTTACTGGATAAGACATTTGAAGCTTCTAAGCAAAATATACACCTCCAGAATTTATTGAATTCTGCCAGTCTGGCAGCTTCCCAATTATTTTGCTGGACTCGAGGTCAAGGGACACAAAAGATCTCAAGAACATGGTGGAACAGGAAAAGAAGCTCAGAAATCATCAAACCGTTAGGGTGA
- the LOC116258159 gene encoding probable pectinesterase/pectinesterase inhibitor 51 — protein sequence MLRRPLRGPRTPLPSTLCLSIAAIPAVLFLLLSCSSLSFPPSVPTPPSSPPSLPSDRRTGHREVPITASTVLPSSSIRQACSATRFPDACERTLSRAPPDPHPTPADLIRLAIDAAAASLRTARSTADSILASAGGDPKLTNAARNCVEFLGLSAYRLEMSSDSETIGTRVKDARAWLSAGLTYQYDCWSALKYVNTTDRIGAAMTFLDSLMVLTSNALAMAFALDRFGGDTGSWRPPQTERDGLDAEPRPWKRSVRPVRFRRGFDGLQPDVVVCKDPAEGCLGSVQEAVDSAPESGSKPFVIRIKEGVYEEIVKVPAAKRNVVFLGDGMGKTVITGSLNVQMVGVSTYNTATVGVNGDGFMANGITFVNAAGSDSHQAVAFRSDSDFSLLENCEFLGHQDTLYAHALRQFYRSCRIQGTIDFIFGNSAAVFHNCTILIASRRLSHVKGERNAVTAHGRTDPSQSTGFVFKDCVINGTHEYMDYFYSKPLIHRNYLGRPWKEYSRTVFLSCCLEALIQPEGWMPWKGDFALKTLYYGEYENFGPGANVSSRVPWSSQIESKNVDMYSVESFVQGSEWI from the exons ATGCTGAGGAGGCCTCTCAGAGGGCCAAGAACTCCGCTTCCTTCTACCCTCTGCCTCTCCATTGCCGCCATTCCGGCcgtcctcttccttcttctctcctgCTCTtccctctccttccctccttccgTCCCTACCCCGCCCTCATCTCCTCCATCCTTGCCATCCGATCGCCGGACCGGCCACCGAGAAGTCCCCATCACCGCCTCCACTGTcctcccctcttcctccattcgCCAGGCCTGCTCCGCCACCCGTTTCCCCGATGCCTGTGAACGGACCCTCAGTCGTGCGCCGCCGGACCCTCACCCTACCCCCGCTGACCTCATACGGTTGGCCATCGACGCTGCTGCCGCCTCCCTGCGGACCGCCCGATCGACGGCGGATTCGATCCTCGCCTCCGCCGGCGGGGACCCAAAATTGACCAACGCCGCCCGCAACTGCGTCGAGTTCCTCGGCCTCTCCGCTTACCGCCTCGAGATGTCTTCCGACTCGGAAACGATCGGGACGAGGGTGAAGGACGCCCGGGCCTGGCTTAGCGCGGGCTTGACCTATCAGTATGACTGCTGGTCAGCTCTGAAGTACGTCAACACCACGGATCGGATTGGCGCCGCCATGACCTTCCTGGACTCGCTGATGGTCCTCACCAGCAACGCCCTCGCCATGGCCTTCGCGCTCGACCGGTTCGGAGGAGACACCGGCTCGTGGCGGCCGCCGCAGACCGAGCGAGACGGGCTGGACGCCGAGCCCCGCCCCTGGAAGCGTTCCGTGCGTCCGGTTCGGTTTCGGCGCGGTTTCGACGGGCTGCAGCCCGACGTGGTGGTCTGTAAGGACCCGGCCGAAGGATGTCTCGGTTCGGTACAAGAGGCGGTCGACTCGGCCCCAGAGAGCGGTTCGAAACCTTTCGTCATTAGAATAAAGGAAGGGGTGTACGAGGAGATAGTGAAGGTGCCGGCGGCGAAGCGGAACGTGGTCTTTTTGGGGGATGGCATGGGCAAGACTGTCATTACCGGTTCTCTCAATGTCCAGATGGTCGGCGTCTCCACCTACAACACCGCCACGGTCG GAGTTAATGGGGATGGCTTCATGGCTAACGGAATCACATTTGTGAATGCTGCTGGATCTGATAGCCACCAAGCTGTGGCATTTCGATCAGATAGTGACTTCTCTCTGCTCGAGAACTGTGAGTTCCTTGGCCACCAAGACACTTTATATGCTCACGCACTACGTCAGTTCTATAGGTCATGTCGCATTCAAGGCACCATAGACTTCATCTTTGGAAACTCAGCTGCAGTCTTCCATAATTGTACGATTCTCATTGCCTCTCGACGGTTGTCTCATGTGAAGGGTGAGAGGAATGCTGTCACTGCCCATGGTCGAACTGATCCATCTCAATCTACTGGGTTCGTATTCAAGGATTGTGTGATAAATGGCACACATGAGTACATGGACTACTTCTACTCAAAACCATTGATTCATCGGAACTATCTTGGCCGACCATGGAAGGAGTATTCACGAACGGTGTTCTTGAGTTGTTGCTTGGAGGCTCTCATACAGCCAGAAGGGTGGATGCCATGGAAGGGCGATTTTGCGCTGAAGACACTATACTATGGGGAGTATGAAAATTTTGGGCCTGGAGCAAACGTTTCAAGTAGGGTTCCTTGGAGCAGTCAGATTGAGTCCAAAAATGTTGACATGTATTCTGTTGAGAGTTTCGTACAAGGAAGCGAGTGGATTTGA
- the LOC116264201 gene encoding uncharacterized protein LOC116264201 codes for MRGGEQKEGKEEEEEEEEEEEEEEEERLCKLVDDFLESEAVHISSPSADSCHPEDETSLILKRIIGSSTKAEKDAYESVMRHLRYCGGEGRYSQKKGLVLRMRMEGYDVSLCRSSWVCSTGCPGGDYEYIDIVWVNEAQHPERLIVDIDFRSQFEIARPTTAYTQLYNNLPSVFVGTEQKLNKVISLACSAAKKSLTESGLHIPPWRKACYLQSKWSSSCQRLTTVAIPIFSRENFDRTPPKISSWVPPKLMPRKRQMGFQEAGLSKEFSSLRCPPVA; via the exons atgaGGGGAGGGGaacagaaagaaggaaaggaggaggaagaagaagaagaagaagaagaagaagaagaagaagaagagaggctCTGTAAACTGGTCGACGACTTTCTTGAATCAGAAGCAGTCCACATCTCCTCTCCAAGTGCAGACTCCTGCCATCCAGAAGATGAGACATCCCTGATTCTCAag AGGATCATTGGCTCCAGTACAAAGGCAGAGAAAGATGCGTATGAGAGTGTGATGAGGCATTTGAGGTACTGTGGTGGTGAAGGAAGATACAGTCAGAAGAAAGGTCTGGTTCTGAGGATGAGGATGGAGGGCTATGATGTTTCCTTGTGCAGATCATCATGGGTTTGTTCCACAGGTTGTCCTGGAG GTGATTATGAATACATAGACATTGTGTGGGTGAATGAGGCACAGCATCCAGAGAGGTTGATAGTTGACATAGACTTTAGGTCCCAATTCGAGATTGCAAGGCCAACTACAGCCTACACCCAGCTATACAACAACCTTCCTTCAGTGTTTGTTGGTACTGAGCAGAAACTTAACAAAGTCATCTCTCTAGCCTGCTCTGCTGCAAAGAAGTCACTCACTGAGAGTGGCCTCCACATACCACCATGGAGAAAGGCCTGCTACCTGCAGTCCAAGTGGTCATCCTCATGTCAGAGGCTCACCACAGTGGCCATCCCCATCTTCAGCagagaaaattttgacaggaCTCCTCCCAAAATTAGCAGTTGGGTGCCTCCAAAGCTGATGCCTAGAAAAAGGCAGATGGGTTTTCAAGAGGCAGGCCTGTCTAAGGAATTCTCAAGCTTGAGATGCCCACCAGTTGCTTGA